GCACGGTGTAGCCTTCAGGCACCTTCAGCAGTTCACTGGCGCCGCCCTGGTCGTCCACCAGTTCCAGCCCTTCGACCAGCAGGCCCACGGCGCGGAAGCGGCGCTCACCTGCAGCCAGTTCATACGCGCCCGCCTCAGTCGGGTGGGGGCGCACCACGAGGTTTTGCAGGACGCCTTTGTAGTAAATGTCGGTTGCCAACTGGAACAGGGCCTGCTGGTCGAACTCGCGCCGGGGGTTGAACTCGCTGCGGCGCAGGGCGGTCCAGGGGATTTGCACCACTTCGGCATCAGTGGGGGTGGCGAGGCGCAGGGTGGCGGGGGCTTCGGTCAGTTCACGGGCTGCGGTCATTCGTTACGCTCCTTTGGCCTCTGTCTGGGGCACATTTAGATAATAGCGTAAAATAGTGATTTCACGCAAGTTCTAGGCCACGAAAAAACCAGCCGGTTTTGCCGTACTGGTCAAGGTTTGAGCCATTCTGAGCGGCTGGGGTTATTCAGAGACAGAGGGAAAAGTGGCGGAAAACTCTAGGAACTGGCGGAAAACATGCGAGGCGCTGGGAGGCTCAGGAAGGCCCCTCGGCGTCCTCTTGAGGGGCTGTAGCCCCCCGCTTTTGGCCCGGCTTTTTCGCACCGGCCTTTTTGGGGGGCGCGGGCCTGGACGTTTTGGGCTTCGCCACCCAGGCCACTTGGTCCACCGTGACATTCAGCAGTTCGGCAAACTTCTGGGCACGGGTCACGCTCGGTTCAGTGCGGCCCTGAAGGTAGTCGCCCATGCGCCCACGCGTGATCCCTACGGCGTCGGCCAGGGCCTGCACGGTGATGCCGCGCGCCTCGCGCCACTCGGAGAGTGATTTTTTCTTCTGGTCTGTCATATACTCCCCTACGCTCCCTTTTCCTCTGTCTGGGGTGCGCAGTTCCGCCCACAGGGGGCGGAACTTTGTTTTGGGGAGTGTACCCGACTCAGCGCGGGCCTTCATGGTCATACAGCGGCTTCACCCCCTGTGCCCCGCTCTGCGGCACATGCCCCGGCCAGATCGTGAGACTCGCCCCCCAGCCTGCGTGGTACGAGTAGGTGCGAGGATTGCGGCACCCCTTGGGAATAATCTTGAACGTCGCGCCGTCCCTGGGCTGGTAGACCGTGCTGATCTCCAGCAGTCGGCCCTGCACGAACTGAACATTGCCGTTGTCGTGTTCGCGGTGGTAGGTAATCAACAGGGAGAGAGGGGTATCGAGCGGCACCAGAGCGCGGATGCCGTCATAAATGGGGCGGGGGCGCCAGCGGTCGGCGCAGAAATACTCGCGCACATCGTTGTGCAGGTTCCGCGCGATCCACTGCGTGTTGTTGTGCTCGCCGGGGTCGTCGGCTTCGACAGCCTGCACGAGCTGGTAAATCTGAAACATGATGGCGGCGCGGTATTCCTCGCGCGTCTGGGGGTAGGTGCTCACCGCTCACACCCGCAGTCGTCGTGGAGACGCGCGGCACAGCTGGGGCAGCCGCTCAGGCTGGGCGCGTCCGGCGCGGCCACCAGTTCGGGGCTGTCCGCCTCGGCGGTCTGGTCGCGGTCCTCTTCGGGGGGGTCGTACAGGGTCCACATGGGCGGGGCCTCCGGGGCAGGGGCCGCGCCACCTTCTCAGCGGCGCGGCGTGAGGGGCTTAGTTCGTGACGCGCTTGACCTGGCAGCCCAGGTCATCGTCTGGCGTGCCTCTCGCCTGGCGGTCCCTCAGGGCCTGCATGTACCGCAGATGGTCCCCGCCGTAATGGCGCTTGACCGTGGCCCAGAAGCCCGCGCGGCCAATCGCCTCCATATGCACCGACCCATGCCGCGTGGCTGTCGCTGTGCCGCCCATCCTGCCCCGTTCTGCCGCTGTTCTGCTCATCCTTGACGCTCCTTTCCCCTCTGTCTGGGGTAAGTAAAGTGTACCTCTTTTTGAGTACACTGTCAAGGCTTTTGAACGTGTGAGACAAGGAAAAAGGCCGCCCGCGTCGGGCGGCCTGCGTGGGTGG
This DNA window, taken from Deinococcus aquaedulcis, encodes the following:
- a CDS encoding helix-turn-helix transcriptional regulator gives rise to the protein MTDQKKKSLSEWREARGITVQALADAVGITRGRMGDYLQGRTEPSVTRAQKFAELLNVTVDQVAWVAKPKTSRPAPPKKAGAKKPGQKRGATAPQEDAEGPS